The Primulina eburnea isolate SZY01 chromosome 12, ASM2296580v1, whole genome shotgun sequence genome includes the window ttttatgatttttgggAGATAGTTAAATTGTTGTGATATATATAACATGAGATTAGTATGATGAAATAAATTCGAGATATTCCTCTCAAATTTACAGTCTATAAAACACATCCCAATAGTTTACATTCGACTACATTGGTGAAAAGCAGCATCTTGATATGTTTGAGGAAAAGAAGAGGGTTTGGATATGTTTTACTTTTTTCTATTGCAATCGGCAAGTGTACatctttcttttgttttctcAATTTGTCTATTGAATATGGAATTATTTGTAAAATTTCAGGTTAATGGGTGCCACTGCACTCCAGAAGTACATTGGTAGCTTAGGAGGGATAGGAGCTTCAGGGGTCGGTTCAAGTTCGTCTTACTCCccaaaagacttgaacaaagAAATAGTGCCAGAGAAGGTGATTATTTTTTGTAGATTTCCTATTAcatctttgatttttttatgtTGTCTTTGTACTCtgacttcatgatttatttatctCAATCTATAGGGAGTTTGAAGGTGCTATAGATAAAAAAGAAAAGTTGGACGGTAGATAATTTAGCTAGACTAATGAACAATTACTTACTGTCTGTTGCAGTTGTTTGCCTGTGTACTTTTTTAGTTGAGTTACATTGAATAGCATTTGAATTTGTTTTGTTGCAGAATGTAAAGACATTTAAAGATGTCAAAGGCTGTGATGATGCTAAACAAGAACTTGAGGAGGTTGTTGAGTATCTAAAAAATCCTTCAAAGTTTACTCGGTTAGGAGGAAAGTTGCCTAAGGTTTGTATTGGTTTGGTATATTTCTCTTGTTATTACCATTTTATAATCCTCTTATGTGTTACTTTCCTACTGTGGTATCATTTAAGAGTGACCCAATTTCAGGGAATCCTTCTGACTGGATCACCTGGAACAGGGAAAACACTGCTTGCCAAGGTACAATTTTTTTGGTGTAATGATGATAGAATTTTCATGTTTTATGTACTTTCTATTTCTGGCCCCTCTACTGAACTTAGATGCATTGCTGATTTTTCCAGCTGCCTTCAATTGGTAATGTTGTCTGACTTTTGTTACTTTTTGAATGTATAAGGCAATTGCTGGAGAGGCTGGGGTACCGTTCTTTTACAGAGCTGGTTCTGAATTTGAGGAAATGTAAGCTGTATTTAGAGAAATTGTTTACATATGTTTGCTTGCGTTAAAGATTGCTTTGGtcattttatttagtttttaattttttgtaaattgtTTGTTTCTGCAATGGACCTTTTGATTTCTCTTTCTCGagaaaaaaaggaaagaaaggaaaaacCCACCCGTACTCGTATTTTTTCCCCATATCCGATGTGATGTTCATACAAGTTTTGTTAGAATTTAGGGCATTATATCATAGGAAAACGACATTATTTTTGCTTACTTTTTTCTGGGAAAAAAGGACATTAATGAAAAACATCCTCTGAGACGAGCAACAACTACTTTTTGGGTGCTGAAGAAATTTAGTGTCTATTATTTTAAATCTGGGAGCAGTCCTTTTGGTTTGGGCAGAAGATTTACCTCTCTTTTACCTTATTAGGTTTGTAGGAGTTGGAGCTCGGAGAGTGAGGTCTTTGTTTCAAGCAGCTAAGAAGAAGGTGCATTGCTTATTCCTTCTGCACTCATTAGTATTGTATACCATGTACCATTGATTATGACTTAAATATAAAGGACTGTAATAAACAGTGGAAAATATTGCACTgcaataatatttcattaatctCTTTGCCATTTTAACTCTCGTGAGATGCTAATTTGGATGCCATCAGTAAATTAAACTTGAGATGAGATCTATTTTTGGGTCATAAGTTGTATTTTCTCCAGTCGTCGTGATTTCTTTTACATTGACAGGCTCCATGCATCATATTTATTGATGAAATTGATGCTGTTGGGTCAACTCGAAAGCAGTGGGAAGGTCATACAAAGAAAACACTGCATCAACTGCTTGTTGAAATGGATGGTTTTGAACAGAATGAGGTGAATGCAGATGAAATCATATTGTTCTGCGAAATTTCCTCTTGCACGCCTTAATGACATCAGAATGATAACCTTTTTGTAGGGGATCATTGTCATGGCTGCAACTAACTTGCCAGATGTACTTGATCCAGCTTTGACAAGACCGGGTAGATTTGACAGGCATGTAAGTCTTACTATCTTTTCACAAGGACCTATTTGTTATTGATGTATTGGTCCTTCAATTATGAACTGAGTGTAAGTTTTGAAGCCCTTTTTCTCTCTCGTGAGGAATTATTTATATCTTGCATTCTGCGATGTTTAAAAGTTCTCATTTTGGAATTTATGCAAGTATTAGCTTGGATTTGTTCATCAATGTACTTTGTCATCGGATTTACGTACTCTTTGCAGCTGAAAATTTGCTACTGATTTGTGTTGGTGATATATGTCTGTCTTGGTTGAGTAATCTCTTAAACAAATGAACTTGACTACAGTTTCCCTTTTCCAAGAAAAATTAACACCTGGAAAATCTGTTTTAGATTGTTGTCACAAATCCTGATGTTCGGGGTCGTCAAGAAATATTGGAGCTTTATTTGTTAGACAAACCATTGGCAAAGGATGTTGATGTCAAAGCAATTGCTCGTGGTACTCCAGGATTCAATGGGGCAGGCATGTTGTGTTTTGTTTGTCTCTTTAACCATAGTGTACCTAGTGGTAGTTTGCAACTGATTTTTGGTCTTGAATTTGAAGCTGAGTGTCGGGATGATTCTTTGGTTTCTTTTAATGAAATAAGCCCTGTGGATTTTTTTATATACACTAATCTTGGCACTGGACAATGCCCAAGAGGTTGCTATCTATCTGGTCCGCTAACTGGAATAAATGAATATTTCTCCAACCATATTTCTTGTCCACTAATTCTCCTTCTGATTCAGATCTTGCAAATTTGGTTAATATTGCCGCAATCAAGGCTGCCGTTGAAGGTGCTGAGAAGTTGACTGCGTCACAGTTAGAATTTGCCAAAGATAGGATAATGATGGGAACAGAAAGGAAGACGATGTTTCTGTCTGACGAGTCAAAGAAGGTCTgtactattttattttttaatttgttttatGGATTTAGTCCATTTTGGGATAATGTTCTACTGCAATGATATGATATAGCCCGGATTGTGCTCATCAATCATCTAGGTAGTGCTATATAGCACTTTGGAATCACATTTAGCCGCTCTTCTGGCAAATTAAAAATCACGTAACATTCTCTATTGGAATTGTAAATCTTGAGAGATCTCGTGGTAATGCCATGGGATGACAATTATTATAGAAAAGAAATTGCATTAAGAACTGAGCGAATGGACACAAAGACAAGTTTCAGCCCTGTGATACAAAGACACGATTCTCCACCATGGTCGATCCTGTTGTCTCAAATGACTGAAGCACAATCAAAGGGACAAAACTTAAGATTAAAGGTTTTTGTGTCCAGTTTATTATATCTTTGCAATTACGGAGCCTTCCTTAAAATGTTTGTGTTATAACCTGAAAAAAAGTGCGCTTCAAAAGCTTTCTTTACATGATGAAAGGAATAAATTATTATTGGATTTTGAACTCCAAAAGACTGAGCATCTACTTTCTTGGAAATTGAATGATATGTTTCTTTCCCAGCTCACTGCATACCATGAGAGTGGTCACGCTATTGTTGCCTTAAACACCGAAGGTGCACATCCAATTCACAAGGCTACAATCATGCCACGTGGATCTGCTCTAGGCATGGTTACCCAGCTTCCCTCTAGCGACGAGACTTCAGTCAGCAAGAAGCAATTGCTAGCACGTCTGGATGTTTGTATGGGAGGAAGAGTGGCTGAAGAACTTATTTTTGGCCAGGACCATATTACCACTGGAGCAAGTAGTGATCTCAATACAGCCACTGAGCTTGCTCACTATATGGTACTCTCTATAAAACTTCACAGGTCTTTCAGAATATCTCGATTTTCTTGCATTTTACAGTTCTTTTCCTTTCCTCCCTAGTCCCAAATACCGATCCATCATAGTTTTGATTACTTGGCATTCATTTTATCGTTCTCATTTATGTTTTCCTTCTTAGTATTAGACTTCTATGTGTTGCATGCCATCTGGAATTGTAATTTGTCATGCCATATTTCAACCTTCGACAATGACAGTTGGCAAGTGTGAAAATGTTTTAACTAGTTTTTCTTGGTAGGTTTCAACATGTGGGATGAGTGATGAAATTGGACCTATTCACATTAAAGAACGACCGGGTTCAGAAATGCAATCCCGTATTGATGCTGAGGTATGCTTCAATTTATCCACTGCAAATATGAGATAATATTGGACATATTACCCCCAAATTGAATTGGTCGTCGCACCAGGTGGTTAAGCTGTTGAGGGAAGCGTATAATCGTGTCAAAGCCCTGCTGAAGAAGGTACCTATAAAAAGTTTCTTCTCATCATTTTATTCCAGCTTGACGCTTCATCCTATTATTGCCATTGTTTTAACTTTAACCGTATTTTTTGGAATATCAATTGAAATGCAGCATGAGAAGGCGTTGCATACACTAGCGAATGCTCTTCTGGAATACGAGACGCTTAATTCAGAAGAAATCAGACGTGTTCTTCTTCCTTATAGCCAGGGACGTTTATCTGAAGAACTGGAACAACAACAGGAGGAAGGAGAGCTCGTCTTGGCTTGAGCAAAGGAAGCACCTGACCAAGAAAATCCTTCTCAAATGCAGTTTTGTACAGTGCAGAGCTAGTTGTCTGGCCTTCGATATAACACAGTAATTTTATCCTGCGTATATGTTGTTGTAacataatttttaaaaagtttattCAGAAAAAGTCCATACGAAAAGTAGGTGTTCACTTGTATTATTCGGACACGAACCCAATTTGGGGCAAAGTTTTGGATGTAGAACCAACCATAGTGCAAAGCCATTTCTTTCTTTAGTGGTTTGGTTGTATTATTCCAATCGTGTCTAGTTATTACCTAGAAATCTAGAATGCTGCAGTAAAATCAAGTTGTCTTCGTGTCTGTCACTGGGACCAGAATTGTTTTCAACTTCAAATAAACAtcacttttttattttttttttcctggaATATATACAGCATGAACTcttcaaaaaattatttgatgCCTGCCCATACTTTATTTTCCCAAATTTCGAATATACAACAATGAGTAtatttaaaattctcaattcatgtttTCTCTCTCTCGTTTCTTGCTATataaaaaaaggaaagaaagaTGAGCCGCAACCAACTCAACTAAGTTCTGCAAggaggtaaaaatttgtgtgagacgatctcacgatgtaagacggatctcttatttaggtcatccgtgaaaaaatattattttttatgttaagaatattactttttattgtgaatatgatgaATAAGGTTACTCGTGTTACAGATTATGATCCATGAGACGGACTCACACGAGACTCACTCTAATAGGAATCAGCCGCCACCCAtcctataataataatattttttaaaaaaacatatcacCGTCTTCCGATCATCCGATGTTTAATCCCATGATATCTTCTCCACTGATTTTTTTATCTATATCTTGGTTACTTTctgttttaatataatatttaaaacttGTACGCAACGGAAATTGAAATTTGATTGTACTAGAGATTTCgtcaaatttttaatttaagaCAATTTAATGAGAAATAGAAATATCAGTATCCAttgcatttttttatttttttaaaaaattatccattataatcataatcaaatatcaaatatgtatatatattatatatatatatacatacatatatataatattgtattattatatattCTAACTACAGTAAAGATTTCAATGGGTGCAATAATTCTTCTAAATTCAAAAGAATGGAAATTTTTTACGTCAGGAAAGAGGTTAGGTTGATCAAAAGACCAACTCACTCGAAccaaatcatcaaaattcaccatcaaaaaaaaaagagagaaattctTGGTACTGAAATTCTCAACCATGTCTATTTTTTACCCGATTACTACGTACTAACTTGGTTTCTACTGCCCGAAAAACTACGAACTCGGCCACTCTTCGAGTGTCTCAAGTCCACAACGATGACACTGACGTTGTCTCGACTACCTCGAGCCATAGCCAACTCAACTAGTACATTTGCTGCTGCTACCACCGCGTGATTTTCTCCTTTCCCCTTGTCGTCGATTTGCTCGAGTTCTCTGTCTTGTTGAACTACTGAAACATGAGAGGTTCTTTTTATACGTCCATTCAAACACTTTCTTACAACAAGGCACGCTAGATCATTAGAAACTACGTCCCATAAACCATCGCTTGCTAGTATCAAAAACTCGTCTGAATCGGTTATATCGACAACTTTCACTTCTGGCTCTGGTGTCACAAAAGGTTTGAGGCATTTATCACCTGCAATATTGAGTCACATTGGTTCGGATGTTATTATTTCTGATCTAATATAATAGAATTTCCATTATTCTGAAAATAATAAACTATGCATGTTGAGTATTTAACCTATAGATCTTGAAGTGGCAAGAACTCCCAAGACCCTTTGCCCATTCCAGTCAATGACCTTCCCTCCACAGCTTATAATTCTCTCCAATTCATCCGATCTATCGGGCTGCAAGATAGTAGGCATAAATCATGGATACGAATCAATTTTGTTAGTCGGATGGTCCGTGAATACTTTTTGAGTATGTTTgattgagtggattaaataaagatagattaatagtctagtatttatcgttaaaattttaagttgttttaataatcattttgacccggtttaagattcaattttatggataactatttgattaataaaattggatcttagcCCAGATCACAAAATGATTATTAGAAcctcttaaaattttaacggtAAATATTTGACTATCAATCTATCGTTATTTAATCACTCAACCGAACACACCCTTTATGTATCATCGTAAATATAGGTAGATTGATTTGAGACCTACTAAACTTGAATAATCATGCAAATGAAATATGCGCTAATTATGTGTACATATGTTTGTGGTACCTTGTGATCGTCGGACAACTGAACGGCGACTCCACCACATGAAATCACAGCCCTCGAATCGCCGCAATGGGCGacaaccacctcctcctccCCGACAACCGCTACCACTGCCGTGGATCCCACCATCGCCACTGCTGCTCCATTCTTATTCACCTCCTCATCCATCTCCCGGAAGCCCGCCTCCATCACCTTCTCCCAATCGATCTCTGCGCCTCCTCTTTCCTCCACGATCTTTGCCACCAATTTATGAAGCGTCTCACGGCAAGACTGCGCCACCCGAAACCCCCCATGGCCGTCGAAAACCCCGAAGAAATCGTATGTCTTCGAACCTCTTGTCAAAAAACCTAATTCCACCGCCACCGCGTCCTCCATTGCTCTCCGCCGACCTATCACAGATACAGAGCCATGTGTATGACACGCGAAACCGCCGCTCAAAGTTGATTCTCCGCCTGATGTGACGTctgtttgagcagtcccacctACCAACCCGTCCGGGACGCCCGTATCAGCACACTTCCATCGCTTATTTCTGAAACCCACATCACAATCTGGGGAGAAAACTGTATCTCCGGCGGGTTTCGCCCGACCCAGTAACTTAACTCTCCGGAGCTCCCTTCTTTTTCTGCAAATATCCTTCATAGTCTCATCTTCTCCTCCGGTGATCTCATTCTTCCCAAGGCAGAAACTCTCCGGAACCGGAAACCCATGCCTTACGCTATCGAAAATCATCGCCAACCCTTCATTAAAGTAATCAAACCCCCCGGAAGCTAAAATTGATTAGAGGAGAAGGAAATATATAGGAAACGGCCACGCAGCCATACGTGGGAGAAGGAGAGTGGCGAAAGAGACACGTAACGATCGAGGGGTGTGTTGTGGGGTCCACGTGCCGGATGATTGATATTTATAGTTGACGTTGACTGGACACGTGTTAGGAGATAGGAGCCTCGTGGCAACTGCTTTACGTTTTCCTCGTCACTTTGTCCCCAACCAAACCCCTCAAACACTTGTTTTGGTCTATATTCCTCGTGCCAGACTCTTAATAGACTTTAAAATTCTCTGTTCCAACGAAGAATGTTTCAAATAAATATAATCGATTTAAATAACATTATCATTTTGAATTatctttcaaaattattttttatttaaattatgcactAATATTAAATTGCAAGcaaaaactcgtgtgagacggtctcacatgtcgtattttgtgagagatctcttatttgagtcagcTATGAAAAAGTTTACTTCTTATgctgagagtattactttttattgtgaatatcggtaagattgacccgtctcacatataaagattggcaaaaacttatgtgagacggtctc containing:
- the LOC140808419 gene encoding protein phosphatase 2C 51-like, with amino-acid sequence MIFDSVRHGFPVPESFCLGKNEITGGEDETMKDICRKRRELRRVKLLGRAKPAGDTVFSPDCDVGFRNKRWKCADTGVPDGLVGGTAQTDVTSGGESTLSGGFACHTHGSVSVIGRRRAMEDAVAVELGFLTRGSKTYDFFGVFDGHGGFRVAQSCRETLHKLVAKIVEERGGAEIDWEKVMEAGFREMDEEVNKNGAAVAMVGSTAVVAVVGEEEVVVAHCGDSRAVISCGGVAVQLSDDHKPDRSDELERIISCGGKVIDWNGQRVLGVLATSRSIGDKCLKPFVTPEPEVKVVDITDSDEFLILASDGLWDVVSNDLACLVVRKCLNGRIKRTSHVSVVQQDRELEQIDDKGKGENHAVVAAANVLVELAMARGSRDNVSVIVVDLRHSKSGRVRSFSGSRNQVST
- the LOC140806553 gene encoding ATP-dependent zinc metalloprotease FTSH 11, chloroplastic/mitochondrial → MSIALQASVFHRPSLLRSNHFPVPQKSHLSRFSPPFSCSLRLNFRFNDSIFHNSRFLRHRLVVASALNPASSDVNSIQESCSSSSNSGVENPEISEYNNGPVLSEGGKVDDELGKEGLEVNEDAKKKFPIMVFLLGVFTRLKNGFEGVFSSDWFGWWPFWRQEKLLERMIAEADANPKDAAKQGLLLAELNKHSPESVIQRFEQRAHVVDSKGVAEYIRALVATNAIAEYLPDEQSGKASSLPLLLQELKQRASGNMDELFVNPGISEKQPLHVVMVDPKTSNRSSRLAQEVISTILFTVAVGLVWLMGATALQKYIGSLGGIGASGVGSSSSYSPKDLNKEIVPEKNVKTFKDVKGCDDAKQELEEVVEYLKNPSKFTRLGGKLPKGILLTGSPGTGKTLLAKAIAGEAGVPFFYRAGSEFEEMFVGVGARRVRSLFQAAKKKAPCIIFIDEIDAVGSTRKQWEGHTKKTLHQLLVEMDGFEQNEGIIVMAATNLPDVLDPALTRPGRFDRHIVVTNPDVRGRQEILELYLLDKPLAKDVDVKAIARGTPGFNGADLANLVNIAAIKAAVEGAEKLTASQLEFAKDRIMMGTERKTMFLSDESKKLTAYHESGHAIVALNTEGAHPIHKATIMPRGSALGMVTQLPSSDETSVSKKQLLARLDVCMGGRVAEELIFGQDHITTGASSDLNTATELAHYMVSTCGMSDEIGPIHIKERPGSEMQSRIDAEVVKLLREAYNRVKALLKKHEKALHTLANALLEYETLNSEEIRRVLLPYSQGRLSEELEQQQEEGELVLA